A genome region from Diorhabda carinulata isolate Delta chromosome 2, icDioCari1.1, whole genome shotgun sequence includes the following:
- the LOC130890755 gene encoding uncharacterized protein LOC130890755, whose product MSSSDKNTTNTTGSKSTRAPSENLDQSVCPASVDKCVHKCVPSSCLNKRVQPASTAAAIAPLPDQSKFSPEPPKQTAAPDKKAALESNQNRSPIAFSCSPDNASCSKGQSGSPQIKSNAASENPKDAAAKGSSSQCIKPKPVCKDCARPVCKDTSTVIKPPPGRPSFKTIALTAVALAGGIYLYETVLKDYIFGGPECACGCNKKK is encoded by the exons ATGAGCAGTTCTGATAAAAATACTACAAATACAACAGGATCAAAGTCTACTAGAGCTCCATCagaaaatttg gaTCAATCTGTTTGCCCAGCTTCGGTGGATAAATGTGTACATAAATGTGTCCCTTCCTCCTGTTTGAATAAAAGAGTACAACCAGCCTCAACAGCGGCTGCTATTGCTCCTCTACCAGACcaatcaaaattttctccaGAACCTCCGAAACAAACTGCTGCACCTGACAAGAAGGCTGCTTTAGAAAGCAATCAAAATCGTTCACCAATTGCGTTCAGCTGCTCACCAGACAATGCCAGTTGTTCGAAGGGTCAAAGTGGATCACCACAAATAAAGTCAAATGCTGCATCGGAGAATCCAAAAGACGCGGCAGCAAAGGGATCTTCTTCTCAATGTATAAAACCAAAACCTGTTTGTAAGGATTGTGCGAGACCGGTATGTAAGGATACTAGTACCGTGATAAAACCACCTCCAGGAAGACCTTCGTTCAAAACT ATCGCACTAACGGCAGTAGCCCTGGCTGGAGGAATATACTTGTACGAAACTGTTTTGAAAGATTATATATTCGGTGGACCAGAATGCGCTTGTGGatgtaataaaaagaaatga